The nucleotide sequence TATCTTTGATTCTATTTAAATTTCCATCATGCAAAAATTACTTTTCTCAAAACTGTTTGTGCTATTTGTTATAGTAAATATGAGTTGCTTTTCTTTAAATGCTCAGAAAAAATCAACAATAGCAACCGATAATAAAATTACCGAAAAAGTTTTACAGGATATTTTAGATAAAAACAAACATTTTGCAACACAAGAAAAAGTTGCCGATTATATTCCCGAATTAGGAAAAATGAGTGCCGATGCCATTGCTTTTTCTGTGGTTGATGCGAATGGGAAAGTTATAAGCGTTGGCGATGTTTCTAAAAAATTTACCATTCAAAGTATTTCTAAAATTATTGCGTTGATGGTAGCTGTTCAGGAAAATGGCGAAGAAACTGTTTTTAAAAATATGGGCTATTTTGGATCAGACAAACCTTTTAATCATTTTGGAAGTTTGGAAATATCGGGCAAACCATTAAACCCAATGATGAATGCCGGAGCCATTTTAACAACTTCTATGATTAAAGGCGATGGCGAAATTGCTTTCCAGAAAGTTTTAAAAACGGTTCGATTTATTACTAAAAACGAAAGCATAAATTACAATACAGCAGTGTATCAATCTGAAAAAGAAACCGGACACCGCAACCGTGGAATGTTTTATATTATGAAAAACAGCGGATTGATCACCGGAACCGAAGATCAATTAGACAATTATTTTAAACAATGTTCTATTGAAGTTACAGCAGAAGATTTGGCTAAAATTGGTTACTTTTTTGCCAATGAATGTGTACGTTTTGATGGTGATTCCACTTACAAAAATACCGATTTATCTAACCTGATTCAATCGCAAATGTTAACAGCCGGTATGTACGAATTTAGTGGCGAATATGCCCGCAGAATTGGTTTACCAAGTAAATCGGGCGTTGGTGGCGGAATTACCGTAAGTGTTCCCGGTAAAATGGGCATTGGCGTTTTTAGTGCACCTTTAGACAGTCACGGAAATTCGGTTGCGGGTTACCAAATGATTTTAGATTTTTCGAAAAAATTCCATTTGAATATTTTTCGACCTTAAATTTGATTTGCCACAGATAATTTTTTTATAAACCACACAGAAACATAGTTTTATAAGTCTTGTTACACCTCGTCAGTTCGGGCTTGTAGAGAACTTTCCATATAAAACTTCTCGATACGCTTCACTACGTTACGCTACTCGAAGTGACGAAAATTCGTACACTTACAAACACTCCACATCAAGCATCTAGCCCCAGCAAAAATCACTTCATCTGTCTAAAAGTTAAACTAATTCTTGGTTCGGTTACTTTTTTTGTGGGAGCAATTCTGTGTAGCCAATATTTCTGGGTTTCGCCTTTCATTTCAATTAACGAACCATTTGCTAATTCAAA is from Flavobacterium dauae and encodes:
- the glsA gene encoding glutaminase A, giving the protein MQKLLFSKLFVLFVIVNMSCFSLNAQKKSTIATDNKITEKVLQDILDKNKHFATQEKVADYIPELGKMSADAIAFSVVDANGKVISVGDVSKKFTIQSISKIIALMVAVQENGEETVFKNMGYFGSDKPFNHFGSLEISGKPLNPMMNAGAILTTSMIKGDGEIAFQKVLKTVRFITKNESINYNTAVYQSEKETGHRNRGMFYIMKNSGLITGTEDQLDNYFKQCSIEVTAEDLAKIGYFFANECVRFDGDSTYKNTDLSNLIQSQMLTAGMYEFSGEYARRIGLPSKSGVGGGITVSVPGKMGIGVFSAPLDSHGNSVAGYQMILDFSKKFHLNIFRP